The following coding sequences lie in one Pristis pectinata isolate sPriPec2 chromosome 20, sPriPec2.1.pri, whole genome shotgun sequence genomic window:
- the LOC127580915 gene encoding basic proline-rich protein-like, whose protein sequence is SLPPPPSPPSPPPPFPLLPPPPSPPPPPSPPFPSPSSLPPPPSPPFPSPLPPLPLPPLPLPPPPSPPSPPPLPLPPPPSPPFPSPLPPFPSPSPLPPLPLPDPPPSPPPSPLPPFPLPLPPPPPSPPPSPLPLPLPPSPPPSSLPPSPPPFPPFPSPLPPSPPPSPLPLPPPPSPLPRSPPSPLPLSLPPPPFPPSPLPLPPPPPSLPPPPSPFPPPLPPPSPSPPSPLPPSPSPPSPLPPSPFPPPPLPLPSLPPPPPLPPPSPFPPPPSPFPFLPPPLPPPSPFPPLPLPPPPPSPFPPPPPSPFPPPPPSPFPPPPPSPFPPPPPSPFPPPPPSPFPPPPPSPFPPPPPSPPPPSPSPSPFPPPSPSPFPPPFPPPPLPPPPPPPSPLPFPPPPLPFPPPPPPLPPSPLPLPPSPSPFPPPPSPFPLPPSPFPLPPSPFPLPPSPFPPPPSP, encoded by the exons tcccttccccctcctccctcccccccttcccctccccctcccttccccctcctccctccccccccttcccctccccctcctccctccccccccttcccctccccctcctccctcccccctcctccctccccccccttcccctcccccctccccccccttcccctccccccccttcccctcccccctcctccctcccccccttcccctcccccccttcccctcccccctcctccctccccccccttcccctcccccctcccccccttcccctccccctcccccctccccccccttcccctccccgatccccccccttcccctcccccctcccccctcccccccttcccccttcccctcccccctccccccccttcccctcccccctccccccttcccctccccctccccccttcccctcccccctcctccctccccccttcccctccccccttcccccccttcccctcccccctccccccttcccctcccccctccccccttcccctcccccctcctccctccccccttccccgttcccctccctcccccctccccctttccctcccccctccccctttccctccctcccccctccccctcccccctccccctccctccctcccccctcccccctccccctttccccctcccctccctccccc ttccccctcccctccctcccccctccctccctccccctcccctccctcccccctccctccctccccctttccccctccccccctccccctcccctccctcccccctccccctcccctccctcccccctccccctttccccctcccccctcccccttccccttcctcccccctcccctccctcccccctccccctttccccccctcccccttcccccccctcccccctccccctttcccccccctcccccctccccctttcccccccctcccccctccccctttcccccccctcccccctccccctttcccccccctcccccctccccctttcccccccctcccccctccccctttcccccccctcccccctccccctttccccctcctcccccctcccc cccccctccctctccctccccctcccccttcccccctccctccccctcccccttcccccctcccttcccccctccccccctcccccctcccccccctcccccttcccccctccccttcccccctccccccctccccttcccccctcccccccctccccttcccccttcccccctcccccttcctccctccccctcccccttcccccctcccccttcccccttcccccttcccccctcccccttcccccttcccccctcccccttcccccttcccccctcccccttcccccctcccccctcccca